A stretch of the Argentina anserina chromosome 6, drPotAnse1.1, whole genome shotgun sequence genome encodes the following:
- the LOC126800194 gene encoding uncharacterized protein LOC126800194, translating into MSSSSRHPFLRQGSWSRRRPVQLKNHVSDCKDRLAEVAGGTAAECAAVCCCCPCGLVNLLVLVIYKVPAGLCRRVLRKKRRQRLIKKGLLQPSHLHCTCDCDGRELQFHPLGRFESLSSEFKAVQKLMMEDDESSDPDVIELEKEMWDRFYGTGFWRSPTQRETPSISNSNSNSNSSSDSKVVVSGT; encoded by the coding sequence ATGTCGTCTTCTTCCCGGCACCCTTTCCTCCGGCAAGGCTCCTGGAGCCGCCGGCGGCCTGTGCAACTCAAGAACCACGTCTCCGACTGCAAAGACCGACTGGCCGAGGTGGCCGGCGGGACCGCCGCCGAGTGCGCCGCCGTGTGCTGCTGCTGCCCCTGCGGGTTGGTCAATCTCCTGGTGCTCGTAATCTACAAGGTTCCGGCGGGTCTGTGCCGGCGCGTGCTGAGGAAGAAGCGGCGGCAGAGGCTGATCAAGAAAGGGCTGCTCCAGCCGAGCCACCTGCATTGCACGTGCGACTGCGACGGGAGGGAGCTGCAGTTCCACCCGCTCGGCCGGTTTGAGTCGCTGTCGTCGGAGTTCAAGGCGGTGCAGAAGCTTATGATGGAGGACGATGAGTCGTCTGATCCGGATGTGATTGAGCTCGAGAAGGAGATGTGGGATCGGTTTTACGGCACTGGGTTTTGGAGAAGCCCAACTCAGAGAGAGACACCCTCCATCTCCAACTCcaactcaaactcaaactcatcTTCCGACTCCAAGGTTGTCGTCTCCGGTACATAA